A window of Methylocaldum szegediense genomic DNA:
AGCCCGCCGATCGCGTCTCTGGAGACGCACCGATTCCGGATCGCCAAAGACGAAGGGGTACTCGGATCACTCGGGGTGATCGAACTTCAACGGGGCGACGTGCTCCCCGATATCGCACGGCACTTCGGATTAGGCTACGACGAGATTGCCGCGGCAAACCCCGAACTCGATCCATGGCTCCCGGACTCAAACAGCAGGGCGTTAATCCCGGCACAGTTCGTACTACCGCGGGCTCCGCGGCGGGGACTGGTCATCAATCTTGCTGCCATGCGGCTGTTTTACTTTCCGGCCAAAGGAAACGGCACCGAGGTTGTCACCTACCCCATAGGCATCGGGCGGGAAGGACGAGCGACTCCCACCGGGGCGATGCGGATCGTGCGAAAGGCCAGGAACCCGACTTGGTATCCGACGAAAAATATCCGAAACGAGCACCTCCGGCGGGGGGATCCCCTGCCTGCCGCAGTACCGCCGGGACCCGACAATCCTTTGGGCAAGTATGCTTTGTACCTGAGCCGGCAGATGTATCTCGTTCACGGCACGAACAAGCCCTACAGCGTCGGCCTTCGAGCCAGCAATGGCTGTATCCGCCTATATCCTGAGGACGTCAGTAAACTGTACCCGCAGATTCCGTTGAACGAGCCGGTCTATATCGTCAATCAGCCTTATCTGATTGGCCAACGAGGCGGAGTCGTCTACCTGCAGGCCTACCGTGTCCCCGAGGAATTAAACGAAAAATCGCTCACGAAAACCCTTCGTGCCGACCTGAAAAAGTGGGAACAGGATCAGAGTCAGCCGTTGGATTGGGATAAGATCGAACGCATTCTCAAAGAAAGCCGGGGCATTCCACTGCCGATTAGTGCTGGAACATCTCCTGTCGATGTTGTGATTGCGACAGCGCAGCCTATCGTGCGCCCCGCAAAGTGGTTCGGACAACCCGAACCGGCACCGAAAGGGGCCGGCAGCTGGTACGTGTTCGCCACTGAGACGGCCAGCGAAACGACCGCCTTGCGCCTCGCCGCCATGCTTAATCATCAGGGACCTCCAATACCGGCACGAACCGTGCAGAAGGGCGAACGCTATCAAGTGATCGCGGGACCTTTCGCCGACGCCAAGGCTGCCAAAGCCGCCGTAAGGCGTCTCAAGGCCGATCTCGAACTAGAGGGTCGCATTTTGCCGCCCGAAGCAATCAGGCAGCAAAGTCATCCGCCAAAATCCGCCGCAAACCCTTAGGAATTTCCTCAAAAAATAAACCTAAATCCGGCAGTCGATTACAACCAAGAAGTGCCAGACCCTCAGCCCCAGCCCTTCACCCAGAGGAAGGAAGGAGTCTAGCCCCTCCCCTCGCCCTCTGTCAGAGAGATTGGGCGAGGGAATGGGGCGGCAGCTGGGGAATTGCCGTCATTCGCTGCGAGACATGGAGCGAGTGAGCGAGCGAGTCGAGTAGCCCCCGGAAGCCCGAGCGCCGGGTGTGAGACCGAAGGTCGACGCGATAGCGGCGGTCGTAGGTCTTACACAAGGCATCGCGACCGGGCGTCGAGTCATCTGCGAGCGGTGTCCGGACCCCTCGTTGGGTCCGGACCAGACGAGCGGGGACGGCCGGGGCGCCGAAGGCAATCACTCGTCGCCAATTTTTTGCTCCTTTTGGTGACTCGGAAGTCCCAAAAGGTTTTGCAAAAAATGGCGACGCAATCGAATCAGAAATTCAACTGCGGTTCTTAGGATAAACAGTCCCGGAGTAGTTCCAGGATCGATCAAGCCGAAGTAGCCTTACTGCAGCGCAGTGGAAATCCGGGACGGCGGCGATTCCGGTCTCACTCGATGCCGTGATGGCGTGGCCTTGCAAACAACTCGTCCAGCACATCGTCCGCGAACACATGGAAGAGGGCCGAAACGCCGACGTTTCGCCCGCTACGGTCGTTGATCGGAATCCGCGCCTCGATTCCGAGCTGAATATATCGACCGAACCATACTAAGCCGGGATTGACGGTGCCGGTAGTTCGTCCTTGGCAACCGGCGTCGAGGCAGGTTTCCATCGCCAGCTCAACCAAAGGTGTCATCGGATCGAATGGCGCTTCGAACCCGATATCCCGTACGAAAGACTATAAATACGGGAGGCTGTACTGAAGCGCAATGCCCCAGTGCAACATCGTCGGATTGCGCACGGATTCCCTCTCGATCACACCGGTTTTCCGTGGACGTAGAACAGAGGTCCGGGCATCGATTGGAAAGGCCGCGCCAAAAACGCCTGTCATGGCCAGCGGACGGAGATATTTGGCCGATTCCGGCAGGTCACCCATGCCCTTACCGAAAAACAGCATGGGGGTGAGCGTCGAGAAGGTCGTCGCTCCGACGTGCCGGTCACCCGTTCCGCCCACGTCGGCCGAAAGACCGACCGATGCGATTGCTTCGTGCTTTGTACTGGTAAAGAACTGGTATTTCGCACCCACCTCCAGATTACCGAAGCCGTCTAAGGTATCCTTTCCATTGCGCTCTAAATGCCGCCATTCTCCCCCAAGGAGAATGCCCAGCCGCGGGGCGATGCGCGCCGTATATTCCGCAGATATGGCCGTCGCCAGGGTTGCCGGAAGTTCTTCACTCGCGGACTCCTTAGATATAGCTCGTCAGCACCGAGAACTCGTCCATGACGAAGGGATCTTCGATCGCGAGGGTGGTCGGGAAAATGCGCTTACCGGCATATCCACGGGGCCACGCGCCCGGCGATATGACGAATAATAAGGCTGCCGCTATTCCCACCAGCAAATAGCTCTTACTCCGATTGAGAATCATGGAGGCCTCAATTCCGTTCAGCCTAACGCCACGTCCAGAATCATCATGACGATGAAGCCCAGGATGGCACCCAGCGTAGCGAGGTCGGTGTTGCCGCGTTCCCTCGACTCCGGGATGATCGCTTCGATCACCACGTAGATCATGGCACCGGCGGCGAAGGCAAGCGCATACGGCATGAGAGGCAGCCATTGGGTCACGGCTGCGGCACCGGTCACAGCCGCGATCGGTTCGACCACGGCCGAAAGTTGCCCGTACCAGAAACTGCGCAGCCGTGA
This region includes:
- a CDS encoding L,D-transpeptidase family protein, with the translated sequence MRQGAHWYTFVAVLQSWTLYQPRRRKRQLILILGFCCGLSACAYRPMPEILAHRQSDWGWLPPPIEEPLVEPEKESAPVASPPIASLETHRFRIAKDEGVLGSLGVIELQRGDVLPDIARHFGLGYDEIAAANPELDPWLPDSNSRALIPAQFVLPRAPRRGLVINLAAMRLFYFPAKGNGTEVVTYPIGIGREGRATPTGAMRIVRKARNPTWYPTKNIRNEHLRRGDPLPAAVPPGPDNPLGKYALYLSRQMYLVHGTNKPYSVGLRASNGCIRLYPEDVSKLYPQIPLNEPVYIVNQPYLIGQRGGVVYLQAYRVPEELNEKSLTKTLRADLKKWEQDQSQPLDWDKIERILKESRGIPLPISAGTSPVDVVIATAQPIVRPAKWFGQPEPAPKGAGSWYVFATETASETTALRLAAMLNHQGPPIPARTVQKGERYQVIAGPFADAKAAKAAVRRLKADLELEGRILPPEAIRQQSHPPKSAANP